One Kaistella polysaccharea DNA segment encodes these proteins:
- a CDS encoding DUF4041 domain-containing protein, with amino-acid sequence MGLFDFLKRKELNEIKLLKTQLEKYKPISNIEQEIVNKEIEIQSLIFEKTKELNTTIENKTEVLQKLQSDFEKLDITYQASLETYTRLRKDVSLFESKIDLIEFGIYEPIYDFEKSEEYRAEQKSIIEQQKSMIQLDTAAICNTRWTIDGSEAKGRASTKKFTKLILRAFNGECNALISKVKWNNINQIKERIKKSYETLNKLGESSTVYLSNEYLELKLQEIILEYEFQVKRQDEKEAMRAIQEELREEEKARREFEQAQRKAEKEEETFQKALQKARKEVEKATGELQQQLHAQILLLEQELLNAQEKKERALSMAQQTKRGHVYIISNLGSFGENVYKIGMTRRLEPIDRVRELGDASVPFQFDVHAMIYSDEARTLEAELHKAFSERKVNMMNYRKEFFNVSLAEIENKIAELGFEAEFTVLPEAMQYRETLEILENLNSIKDHKSIEEIIAEEYPGKLY; translated from the coding sequence ATGGGATTATTTGACTTTTTGAAGAGAAAAGAACTAAATGAAATTAAACTGTTAAAAACGCAACTAGAAAAGTACAAACCAATTTCGAATATTGAACAAGAAATCGTCAACAAAGAAATTGAAATACAATCTTTAATATTTGAAAAGACCAAGGAACTAAATACAACAATTGAGAATAAAACAGAAGTACTTCAAAAGCTGCAGAGTGATTTTGAAAAATTAGATATTACTTACCAAGCTTCCTTGGAAACTTATACGCGACTGAGAAAAGATGTGAGCTTATTTGAATCGAAAATAGATTTAATTGAATTTGGAATTTATGAACCTATTTACGATTTTGAAAAATCTGAAGAGTACCGTGCTGAACAAAAAAGCATTATCGAACAACAAAAAAGCATGATTCAACTCGATACAGCTGCAATTTGTAATACGAGATGGACCATTGATGGCAGTGAGGCAAAAGGGCGAGCTTCGACAAAAAAATTCACTAAACTAATTCTTCGTGCTTTCAATGGTGAGTGCAATGCTTTAATATCAAAAGTTAAATGGAATAACATCAATCAGATTAAAGAAAGGATTAAAAAATCGTATGAAACGTTAAACAAACTTGGTGAAAGCTCTACTGTTTATCTCTCGAACGAATATTTAGAACTTAAATTACAAGAAATAATCTTAGAATATGAGTTTCAAGTAAAACGCCAAGACGAGAAAGAAGCAATGCGTGCAATTCAAGAAGAATTACGCGAAGAAGAAAAGGCGCGTCGTGAATTTGAGCAAGCTCAAAGAAAGGCAGAGAAGGAAGAAGAAACATTTCAGAAAGCATTACAAAAAGCTAGAAAAGAAGTTGAGAAAGCAACTGGAGAACTACAACAACAATTACATGCACAAATTCTTCTTCTTGAACAGGAACTTCTAAATGCACAAGAAAAAAAGGAAAGAGCTTTATCGATGGCTCAACAAACTAAACGTGGACATGTTTATATAATTTCAAACCTCGGATCTTTTGGTGAAAACGTTTACAAAATTGGAATGACCAGAAGATTGGAACCTATTGATAGAGTACGTGAACTTGGAGATGCTTCAGTACCATTTCAGTTTGATGTTCACGCTATGATATATTCTGATGAAGCAAGAACGCTAGAAGCTGAACTTCATAAAGCTTTCAGTGAAAGAAAGGTAAATATGATGAATTATAGAAAAGAATTTTTTAATGTCAGTCTAGCCGAAATCGAAAATAAAATTGCTGAACTTGGCTTTGAAGCTGAATTTACCGTTTTGCCAGAAGCAATGCAATATCGTGAAACTCTAGAAATATTAGAGAATTTAAATTCAATAAAAGATCATAAATCTATCGAGGAAATAATTGCGGAAGAATATCCTGGAAAACTATATTAA
- a CDS encoding DUF1444 family protein — MEKLKNKLLTEIQFSNLFYEKLCEKVKEISLLSIDNLEIKTEDRKGEQFSHYLNNSYSEYCFNPEELDEIIERYINASKTLYSKKESIELSRIIPIIKDYRFVIELSNLTENFQDHVYEKYNSDLYIFYAEDLESNISYLQKDDLKSLNLEFNQLKNLAIDNLNSIIENIERNGNEEIFMLIAGGNYESSLILLDIWNHNNFPVNGEIIIAIPARDLLFVTGSSSISDIKELKNRVKEINETGDHIVSNKLFKLNDSNIFEVWK; from the coding sequence ATGGAAAAATTAAAGAATAAACTTCTAACAGAAATTCAGTTTTCAAATCTTTTCTATGAAAAACTATGCGAGAAAGTAAAGGAGATTTCATTACTCAGCATTGATAATTTAGAAATTAAAACAGAGGACAGAAAAGGTGAACAATTTTCTCACTACTTAAATAACAGTTATTCTGAGTATTGTTTTAATCCAGAAGAACTTGATGAAATAATAGAACGATACATAAACGCTTCTAAAACTTTGTATTCAAAAAAAGAATCAATAGAATTGTCTAGGATTATTCCAATAATTAAAGACTACCGCTTTGTAATAGAATTATCTAATCTAACTGAAAATTTTCAGGACCACGTTTATGAAAAGTATAATTCGGATTTGTATATTTTCTACGCCGAAGACCTTGAAAGCAATATTTCTTATTTACAAAAAGACGATTTAAAGTCTTTAAACTTGGAATTTAATCAACTTAAAAATTTAGCAATCGATAATTTGAATTCTATAATTGAGAATATTGAACGAAATGGCAACGAAGAAATTTTCATGTTAATCGCGGGCGGAAATTATGAATCAAGTTTAATATTATTAGACATTTGGAATCATAATAATTTTCCGGTTAATGGGGAAATAATCATAGCAATTCCAGCACGAGATTTACTTTTTGTAACGGGAAGCAGTTCTATATCTGACATTAAAGAACTAAAAAATAGAGTAAAAGAAATAAATGAAACAGGAGATCATATTGTTTCGAATAAATTATTCAAACTGAATGACTCGAATATTTTTGAAGTTTGGAAATAA
- a CDS encoding STM3941 family protein has product MNKIEIPLSKTKLFLGTFASILFVVCGILFSTKPEMFISLFFRSLEIIRIAGIAAIIFFSATGIYGIKKLLERKIGLTVDDDGILDNSNASSVGLIKWNDIIEIKTEKVASTKFLLIYISNPDYYVERVNGFKKKLLQGNNKIYGTPLSITSNTLKCNFNDLENLLTKKLIENQENMPNR; this is encoded by the coding sequence AAACGAAATTATTTCTTGGAACTTTTGCGTCTATTTTATTTGTAGTATGCGGAATTTTATTCTCTACTAAACCTGAAATGTTTATATCATTGTTTTTCAGAAGTCTGGAAATAATAAGAATCGCAGGTATCGCGGCTATTATTTTTTTCTCTGCAACAGGCATTTACGGAATTAAAAAATTATTAGAGAGAAAAATTGGATTAACAGTTGATGATGACGGAATTTTGGATAATTCAAATGCTTCAAGTGTTGGACTTATAAAATGGAATGATATCATCGAAATAAAAACAGAAAAAGTTGCTTCGACAAAATTTTTATTAATTTATATATCAAATCCTGACTATTATGTTGAAAGAGTAAATGGCTTTAAGAAAAAACTTTTACAGGGAAATAATAAAATATATGGAACACCATTATCTATAACTTCCAACACTTTAAAATGTAACTTTAATGACTTGGAAAACCTTTTGACAAAAAAATTAATAGAAAATCAAGAAAATATGCCGAACCGCTAA